The Lusitaniella coriacea LEGE 07157 nucleotide sequence CGACCAAGGTAACTCTTTTTTTAAGGATTTTTTCTCTTCCCAAATGCCAATTTCAACCCATCTTTGATAATGAGAATCGATCCACTCTTGACAAATATCTTCAACCCAATTTTGACAAATATTCAATACATTTTTCCAGGCATCACCGAACGCTTTTTGCACTTCATCTTCTGGGAATTTCCCTCGGATAACAATTTGATTGGGTGTTCCCTGAGTAACACTAATCAGAGCAGGAGAAATTACAGGGTCCAAATCTGGTGGCGGATCGACTTCGAGAACGTTGAAATGTCGCCTCGCTGCTTCGCAAATGGCCTTTGCCAAATACGACAACAAAAACGAACTGCCGTACAAATCTCGCAGTTTCCGCGATTTCTCGATAAATCCCTGTACGGGGGAAAAGGTAATTGCCGTGTAAACTGTGTTTTCCGTCATAATTTGTCCGGATTGGCGAGTAAATCAACCGTAGCACCGAGATGGAAAGGGGGATTTCCATTCCCGTTGTATTCTTGAAGCTCTAAAGGTTTTTACGGAAGAAGAGTAGAGTTTTCCGCTAAATCCGAAAAAAAGTCCTGAATTTTTTTCCAGCAGACATCGGTCAGACATCTTGAACCCCATAGGAAGGGAAAACAATGAAACAACGCAATCCCATTATTGAATGGGTCACTGACCCCACAAAAAACTTTCTCACCTCCTTCTTGGTGGGAACGCTCCTGTTTACAATCATCTCCGATGGCATTTCCGCGCTATTTTGGGACAATCTCAGCGAATGGTTGCAAGCCAAGCTAAACATCGAAGAATTGTCAACATTTCGTCTTATCGTCGTTGTTGTGTTGATTCTCGCTATTTTCGTGCTGATCTACGTTACCCCTTTCTCGCGCTGGCTCAAGCGTCGTTTGGTTAGGACATTTGGCAACACGCCACAAACCGTACAAACTAACGTTCGGCCGCTCAGGGAAACGTTTCCCGGTTTAATTGCCGTCATGGGTCGCACGCTTCCTAACGACGAATCTCCCGCAGAACGCGCTATCCTACATCATTGGAATGGGGGGCAAACTCCTCATTTGTTACACTGTTGGATTGTTTGTACCCAGCAGTCCGAAAGCTCGGCACAAGAGTTACAGAAGAAGCTGATTGACAAGGGTTTAAGCCAAGGATGCGCGCTACACTACGGTGATGATTATTGGATGGATGACCCAGAAAATTTTGGGGAACAGTTGAATTTATGCGTTGCAGATGACTTGATTGACGACCCGATTTATATCCAGAGGTTAATTAACTGTATCTATGCTGATGCTTGCACACGATACGATTTGGATGAGTCGGAAATGATTGCAGATTTTACGGGGGGGACAAAATCGATGAGCGCGGGGA carries:
- a CDS encoding CRISPR-associated protein gives rise to the protein MKQRNPIIEWVTDPTKNFLTSFLVGTLLFTIISDGISALFWDNLSEWLQAKLNIEELSTFRLIVVVVLILAIFVLIYVTPFSRWLKRRLVRTFGNTPQTVQTNVRPLRETFPGLIAVMGRTLPNDESPAERAILHHWNGGQTPHLLHCWIVCTQQSESSAQELQKKLIDKGLSQGCALHYGDDYWMDDPENFGEQLNLCVADDLIDDPIYIQRLINCIYADACTRYDLDESEMIADFTGGTKSMSAGILLACATAARRLQYISQLGNRELMEIEIAYKLVPDKSA